gCTCCGAGGAGAGATGCTTTTGTTGGGAGGGTAATGatcctgctgtcacagcagaggGTGTAGAATTCCCCtccagaggaggctgaggatgTGAAGCATCCAAAAGCCAGTGGCTCAGGAGAAATGAGCACATGGAGAAGGTGCAGCATAAAAGGACTTGAATAACAAGGAGAGTAATGGACACTATCTAGATGGTGAAGGTAGAGGTCATAAActcatttgtggtttttttgttcctgatGAAGACTCCTCTGTGTTCATCCCCTTGTAGCAATTCCATTTCCATGGTAACAATCAGAGCATCTACCTGCACTGGAAGTCAATGCCCTCTTTCATGCAGTCTTGTCATGGCTGTCTCCTGCCTCCTGACAGTCCTTTGTCCTCGCCTTTTGGAGACTGCTGTCTTGGAGCAGATTATTCAGTTCAGATATTTGTCattctttcctttcagctgctgAACAGACAGTCTTTTATTTCTTGCCCTTTGTCGTCTGGGAGTTAACCAAATGTTCTCTTCTGACTTTCTCAAAAATAATCTGCTTGTGTGCTATCGCTTACgaaaattaatgaaatcatACATTTATCATGAATACATCTATTCAAGACATCAGCAGGAAGCTGGAGGAGAGTGCCTGCTGTCCTTTTCTTGCCAGGATGTTCCCTGATCAGCAGAGCAGACCATACCCACAGAGGTGACTCCCTCAGCTGTGTCAGCGATGCTGCAAGCCCAGAGACGCTGCAGCCCAGGAAATCCGTGTGCTGCCCCAACCCTCAGCCAGTTCCCCAGCCTGTTCTGTGCTCCAGGAccagcagcctgctctgtgctctgctccagcaaCAGTGGGAGCAGTGCTGAGGTGAGAGGAGGTGGTTTTTGTCTTGGTCCCAGCTGTGGTGAAAGGTACGCGGTGGAACTCGCAGATGAGCGCGGGAATGGGACCCAAAATACCCACAGGGAGTgggagaaatgaaaacagctggaaagtTCATCCTAAAACTGTAAAATAGAGCAAAGGCCAAGCTCAGACTGGAAAAtgctcccttccctccaccTCCAGGAATGAGGAGCTTTCCTCAGTGGTCTCCCACAGATTCCTGGTGTGGTGCTGGGAGCGCCCCAAAGGATGccagctcctgtcctgccctgtcccctgggCCTCCATGCACAGCAGCACGCAGGGACATGACCCTGCCCAAACTTTTGAGGATTTCACATTAAAATCTTTCTCTGGAAGAGCAGTGTGGGCTTTGTCTGCTCTGTAATCACGTGGCACACACCCACATCCCAAGAGCCCCTTTCCTAAAAAGCAGACTCAACCCATATTTACATCCAGAGgctttatttcttaaataaagaaaGTCACACATCCTTCCCAATAAAAGTTCTCACAGCATCCCAGAGGTGGCTGATGccattttgcattttgtaattttacagaagaggaataaaagggGCAAATATTGCCTTTATCCCAGGGTCCCACAGTGACAGCCCacctcccttccagccccaggatggctgtggctgtgcctcctgtgtctgcagtgacacagaaacAGAGCTCCACTCACTAATTAGAGGCCTTGGACTGATGAAGTTCCTTTTGCTGAAGGCAGTGTGGCACTGGTGCAGCCCAGCACTCTGTACACTCCTAATTGTGCTCTGGAACTCCTTTTCAGAACCATTCCCCGATGTTTGGCTGCTCTCTGTAAGATATTTTTaagcagaacagcagctctCTCAGTGTAATGAACACACTGGGTTTTCTGTAGGATGTAGGAAAAGCTGCGGATTGCTTTTTAAGCACcattatttgtggttttttggggggagaggaatttttttggtgtgtttccttgtttgtttgctaTTAGGCATATGCAGctgtcattaaaatatataaaaaatagagTCTATACCTgtatttcacagtattttttaaaaaaaaatattatttaacattGTTTTTGAGACAAAAACACCTGGAGTTTATCTGTGACTCACAAATCCAGGGCTGAGCAGTGCCATGCCCTCACCTATTGCACTTTTCCTGGAGGATAGGATGAGAAAGCTGCTATAATCAACAAAAGTGACTTGAAACATTGGGAAGAATGCCTCACAAGTGCTGAAAGAGACCTGATGAGAAAACCACCTCAGGATGACATGCAGAGCCTTTAAAAGCAGTGTGTGATACAGAGCAGCTCACCTAGAACATTCCTTCTGACACACTAACTGTGGTCTGCTCAAAAAATGCTGAGAAGTGGCAACTTGGAGCTGATAAAAGTGAATATCTGGCAGGATCCACAGTGGAAACAGCTATGTGGATAAGAAATGTAGAGTTTCCATGAACTCTAGAAGTTCAATGAATAGGAACAGGTTTAAAGAGTTTTATGTTAAATATAAGCCATATTTGTGGAGGTGTCTATTCCTACATTTTGTGGGATAATGAACCTCTCCTGTTAAAACTTCTAGCTAGTGTCTCTGAAAGTGTTTGATTTCATATTGCTCACCAGAGGGATTTCTGTGATCTTCAGAGCTGTGAAGGTTGTCAGACTGTGTTTTGGACAGGAAGGATTTCTGATTCGATATCCATGGTGttgaagcagaaaacattttcagtagGAAGAGAACCTGTCAGAaatggggtattttttttttttaaattaaccttAGACTTTAATTTGTGCcttggggggtggggggtaggtgggttttttatgtaaatgtatatatatttttatataaatacataaataccGGCATGTGTGGTATTTATATTAATGGAATCTTCACTTATTCTCAATTGGGAATTAAAATTACTGGGGTACATAAGCCTTAAGTTATGTAAAATGGATGAAAGTTGTAATAATGTCATTTTAAGACACATTAATGGCTGTGTTGGCCTGGGACTGGCGGCTTTCACATCTACTTGAGAAGCTGCTAAagattttaacttctttttttaaagatttctaaGCTTTTTGCTCTGTGTGAAGCTTGTAAACGATCTGGGATCCATCACCCCAAGCAAAGAGCTGCCTTTCCTTCGGGTTGTAGTGCACGCTGGAGTGGCCGCCCTGGCGCTTGGGGAAATGCAGCCCTGGCTTTAGGGGGACACCTGGAGCTCCCAGAACATCATAAACGCACTGGATGCGGGAGGAGCCTCCAGAAGGAGAGTTGTAGACCACGTGGAGGGTGTTGCAGGCCATGAAAGCTGCCTCAGCACCCTCGCTGCTGCAGGGcgagtcccagctgtgctccaccGCCATGGCCGCGGGGTTGATTTTGGTGATGACGATGTTTCCCCCGGTCTCTGGCTCTGCGTGGAGGgcccacagcccctgctcatCCACAGCCAGGTCTATTTTTGTCTGTGGAGAGAGCTGGTAGGCAGGAATCCTCCCAGCCCCCGGCAGCAGCATCTGGCCGGCGACGCTTCTCCTCTGGATGTGGAATTTGATGATCTCGTTCAAGGAGCCGTGCCTGTGGTAGAAGAGGAAACCCTGGTGGATGACGTGGCCAGTtccttcccagggcagtgccaAGGGGACTCTGTGAGCCTTCAGGGTCTGGTTGCTTTCCATGAAAGCCATGATGTTTGCAAATTCCCAAACCACGTTATTTACAGAGCCGCTCAGTAAATAAATCTTGGCGTGCTTTCTGCCGGGATCTTTCATCCAGGAGCCGTGCTTTCCTCCAGTCTTCTTAACCACCTTTAGGGACCTAATGCCTGCAAGAACGTGGTCACAACCTGCAAAGAAATACccaaagacaaagaaaaaaataattagaatatctgtaaattttctgttttctttcaattacTTAGTTTCCTTTTAATTCATCTCTAAGGCCAGAGACAATGTACCAGTAAAGGTGTCAGCAGCGTGGCTGTGGTAAATAGTgctgaaaatagttttatttgaTATATTGCTGCTAAGAGAGCTGTGGTGTCTTCATCTACCTATAAAGTGTTGGGTTCTGTTCTGTTACACCAGTGTTATCCAAAACATTTGGATATTTTTGTGTCTGAGAGGAGGCCAAGAGCACAGCTAGTGATTTTGTGATTATCCTTGTCTGTCCTTTTACAGGGCTGTAATTTTTACTTCAGAGAACTGACTTCTGGTTTAGATCAAACAGTAATCAGAGTTATTTCTGGTTGGAGGCATGCAGATTAAAATCCATTATCCACgtatataatatttttgtttcaggacTGGTCTTCAGGTAACttcatttttatgcatttatagtataaataggaataaaaatagatcagaataacagaaagcaaaaccactGGGCTATCTTCCCATTCCCCCTGGCAGCACCTGCACTCAAAGGAATGAGGCAGCAGAGCGAGTGGCTGCTCTAAtaacttaattaattttaataatttacattttgtgTGCACTCTGCAGGGATGTTTCAGACCAGAAAGCACCGAGCCTGCGAGGACTCAGGCATTTAAGCTCTGAGATCTTTATCAAGCAACAtcctttccaggaaaaaaaccaaaaacaaaccaacaactATTGCAAAACATATTAACCAGCTTGTTTATCAAAGGCACCCATAAATTAGGAGGCTCAGCATTTGAAGTTTGAAAAATTGCTGTGAGTGGAGTGCAGCCATCTCAGTAAACAGGACAAACAAAGCTCTAAGGCAGGAAGTTCTGGCAGCAGATGAAAtggagaaagcaaaagcagcccCCTTATTTGGCCTGATATGAACCTGTTGAAGCCAGTGGCAAGATTGCAGCTGCCTgtagaaagcaatttttatgtCATTTGTGGGCACTGATACCCTCTAATCAAAGTTTTTGGATATTGCTGCTAcagagtggggtttttttcctgggagtCCTCACTCTGGAGGTGCCTCCCCTGAATAAGACACAAGAGCTTTCTCAAATCTAACATTTATTGgttaaatagattttaaaaaaaaaaagaaattaaagcttCTGAATCAAAAAGCCCAGGCAGCCTTAGCAGCATCTTCCTCTGCAGGGGAAATAACCAGATTTTTGTCTGATTGTTATTCTCTGTGCAAACTTGATCCAAGCCCAGTAACAAAGCTGGACTTAGCTCTTTTCTGCTAGATTTGTGAAGTGGCTCagcaaaaataatcacagaGTCTGGTTAAGATATGAACAGCATAgaagcagagctgcttctgttttctaGATCTTCCTACTTTTTCTAAGTGCTGAAAAACCTGCAGAGGGAATACTTTTGCCATCAAATTCCATGGGAAAAGCACCTGACTAGTACTGACAGTAgagaacaaactgaaaataaagttgcTATGAGCTGCTACAATAAAGTTAAAAGTAATAATTTCCAACTAAGGAaaatagaaagtaattttttcccactgaaagtCTCAGAAAGATACAATTTTCAAAGTGCCCTAACCACACACAGTCAATTTAAAAATCcccagttttttttcctccctgaaaaaaaaaatgcctaaaatgCTCAAAAGTTCTctaaatggaaaagagaaactaTTGATGTTCAGGGCACTGAATTGTGGAGTGTGAGGAGAGCTCAGGAGCAGAATAGGAGATTGCTTCTGTAAGCATCTGCCTTGAAAAGTTCGAGGAAGAAATTGGAATCTTATGTGTAAAATTAAATCAGCCTAAttctgctgaagtcagtggaaCTGTGTCATTGATGATGCTAAAGTTCTTtcactgacttttaaaaaaattacagtttgtATTTCTTATTGTTTGCTCTTCATTTCTTACTACTATGAAAACAGACTGCTTTAAATATGCctataatataattatatatgcctgtatatatataatataatatatataatataattaaatatgcCTGTGTCACAACCTTTTAAGGTGAAGATAATTACAAAATGTcattggtttaaaaaataaaaactctagATTGTGCATATATTCTTCATGCTGGCTACCATAACACCTCATTTGCAAactaaagtgatttttttaattaaaaaattaattaaaaagtaaaaaaattacttttgagtTGAGGTTTTTGGCCCTGCTTAGTCCAAAAAGCAAAGACCACCATTAATTCCTTAGTACAGCTGCAGTACTCAGAAATGAGTTTTTCTGGGGCTTTACAAGAGCACACCTTCAGAGGATTTTACCttattttataacaaaaagTAACTTCTGGAGAATTAATTTGATACACAGTAGAATTTCTGCAAAGTAAATATTTGaactgtgttttcctccttccttctcccataCATTATTTTTGCATATACATGGGTTTTATAAATCTAGTATTTACACAGCCCAGAACCCCTTGCAATAATCTGTAACAAAAACCTGTTCTCCCTGTGTCAGAATAATAATAACTgataaataaaactgataataaaaataaactggttttATATTGGggtcagaggcacagagtgtgtgcccttatctctgatatCTCTGACAtccaaaaaaacactgaatttcatataactCCATGAAAACAAGTGTTAAATAGAAATCTAgaagtgtaaatgtgtaaattagagagttttctgaagtcactgggtgaaaaagttaaagtttggGGTTTAAATcagtttagagaacaggagacaagatggaggatttagggtgttgtctcttgtccttcttctttcttcttcttctaagggtttttgggtagcaatgagtgattggataaaaagtgctgcagtgcagcactcAGGTGTTGGGTTATTgggaaaataattagaaaaaaatattataaatattaaaatataatatattatattattttattaatattataataaaataaatgataataCTGTAATTCatgttataaattaattatttaataattaatagtactataataatatattaagatattacattatatataatatataatatataacatataatatatcATAGATCATATAtcatacattatatataatatataatatataatatataacatataatatatcatatatcatatatcatatatcatatattatatataatatataattaatattttatatataatatatcttatattctatataatatataaaacatagaatatatataatataattagtaatacatttatatattttataatatatgtttatatattttaaatatttatttattagatataaatttatatattttaaatatatttattaataattagtAGTATTATATACTGTACATAT
This sequence is a window from Parus major isolate Abel chromosome 5, Parus_major1.1, whole genome shotgun sequence. Protein-coding genes within it:
- the OLFML1 gene encoding olfactomedin-like protein 1, which gives rise to MVALQVHFWLIASLVSSVAAAQSLLQDAALLSYIDQRFLALERRLEKCSQDLLEYVEEFREFSQALLSRLAALKAGKAELGGQVQTLLSRLERAQRDIDYLGSTTGSNACLDVHQDLLEQQLLEEAEEKNRIKLMLNASCDHVLAGIRSLKVVKKTGGKHGSWMKDPGRKHAKIYLLSGSVNNVVWEFANIMAFMESNQTLKAHRVPLALPWEGTGHVIHQGFLFYHRHGSLNEIIKFHIQRRSVAGQMLLPGAGRIPAYQLSPQTKIDLAVDEQGLWALHAEPETGGNIVITKINPAAMAVEHSWDSPCSSEGAEAAFMACNTLHVVYNSPSGGSSRIQCVYDVLGAPGVPLKPGLHFPKRQGGHSSVHYNPKERQLFAWGDGSQIVYKLHTEQKA